Within Pseudomonas cichorii, the genomic segment TGCCGTCCGGCATGAACTGCACGACGCTGCCCTGACCGTCGCCGCTGACGATGGTCCATTTGCCGCCCATGTAGGCACCATACAGAGCTCTTTCAAAGCTGCTACCTGATGGCGCGCCTTCCGGAGCCGGGTTTTTCGGCTTCTCGAAATGTTGTTCCGGGCCGGATTCGCTGGCGGCCTGAACAAGGTGGTCGCCCTTGATGCTCAGGTTTTCAGAGAAGCTGCCGTAGAAATTGACGTTCAGCTTGCCGTCGGCTGCGCTGGAGATCTTGCCTTCGCCGAGCTCGAAACCGTTGGAATAGATGGCCTGATTGGCCTGGGTGTTGACCTGCCATTCCAGGTTTGGACCGTTGGCAAGCAGGGCTTCGCGCAGGTTGCCGCCTTTTACGGCAGCGTCGATGGCGCTCTGGTTGATCCAGGTACCGTCGGGGTTGCGGTCGGCATGGCTGGCGCAGCCAGTCAGGAGGGCGGCCAGCAGTGAGATGGCGAGCGCGGAGCGCATAGCGGAGTCCTTCCTTTGCAGGGAGCGGAGCGGCTGGCGCTCCGCCGGGATGATTTATTCGATGACGAGAATCGCGTCCATTTCTACCTGGGCGCCACGTGGCAGTGCGGCAACGCCAATGGCGGCGCGGGCCGGATAAGGCTGCTCGAAGTATTTGCCCATGATCTCGTTGACCTTGGCGAAGTTGCCCAGGTCGGTCAGGAAGATGTTCAGCTTGACGATGTCCTTGAAGGAGCCACCGGCTGCTTCAGCGACAGACTTGAGGTTCTCGAAGACCTGAACGATCTGGGCTTCGATGCCTTCGACCAGTTCCATGCTCTTGGGGTCCAGAGGGATTTGCCCGGACATGTAGACGGTATTGCCAGCCTTGATTGCCTGGGAGTAAGGGCCGATGGCTGCAGGGGCCTTGTCGCTGGTGATGACAGTCTTGGTCATGAAGAACTCCTGATGATGGGGTGGCTAGGCGCGCATGCGGGTGATGCGTGTCACTCCTGCCAGGGCGCGCAGTTTCTTGATCACGCGGGCCAGATGCACGCGGTCGTGAACGCTGACGACCAGTTGGACAACGCTGATGCGACCATCGCGCTCGTCCATGCTGATCTTTTCGATATTGCCGTCGGCGGCGTTGACGCTGCTGGCCAGCAGGGCAATCAGGCCGCGCTGGTGTTCCAGCTCCACGCGCAGCTCGACATTGAACTCGCCAGTGACATCCTTGGCCCAGGACAGCTGGATGCATTTTTCCGCGTTGTGGCGGATTTCGCTGATATTGCGGCAGTTGTCCAGGTGCACGACCATGCCCTTGCCTGCGGACAGGTGGCCGACAATCGGGTCGCCGGGGATTGGTGTGCAGCACTTGGCGTAACTGAGTACCAGGCCTTCGGTGCCGCGAATCGCCAGCGGGCCTTCAGGGCTTGGCAACTGTTCGCCTTCGCCCAGCAGGCGGCGGGCGACCACATAAGCCATGCGATTGCCCAGGCCGATGTCTTCGAGCAGGTCTTCCAGCACTTCGACGCGGTATTCGTTCAGCGCCAGCTGGATGCGCTCGGGAGCGATCTTGTCCAGGGTGCTCTCGAAGCCGTTGAGCACCTTGTTCAGCAGGCGTTCGCCCAGGCTGATGGACTCGGAGCGGCGTTGCAGTTTCAGCGCATGGCGGATATGGGTGCGGGCCTTGCCGGTGACCACGAAGTTCAGCCATGCCGGATTCGGGCGTGCGCCCGGTGCGCTGACGATTTCGACGGTCGAGCCGCTTTGCAGCGGTTCGGAAAGCGGCGCCAGCCGACGGTTGATCCGGCAGGCGATGCAACTGTTGCCGACATCGGTGTGGACCGCATAGGCGAAGTCCACTGCCGTGGAGCCTTTGGGCAGCTCCATGATCCGGCCTTTTGGCGTGAAGACGTAGACTTCGTCCGGGAACAGGTCGATCTTCACGCTTTCGATGAATTCCAGGGAGTTGCCAGCGCGTTGCTGCATCTCCAGTACACCCTTGACCCACTGACGGGCGCGGGCGTGGGTGCCCTTTGGCTGCTCGTCGTCGGTGGATTTGTACAGCCAGTGCGCGGCAATCCCGTTGTTGGCCATCTCTTCCATTTCGCGGGTGCGGATCTGGATTTCGATGGGCACGCCATGCATGCCGAACAGAGTGGTGTGCAACGACTGATAGCCGTTGGCCTTGGGGATCGCGATGTAATCCTTGAAGCGACCGGGCAGCGGCTTGTACAGATTGTGTACAGCGCCCAGCACGCGATAGCAGGTGTCTACCTTGTCGACGATGATGCGGAAGGCGTAGACATCCATGATCTCGTTGAAGGCGCGACGCTTGCCGCGCATCTTCTTGTAGATGCCATAGAGGTGTTTCTGCCGTCCGCTGACTTCGCCTTCGATTCCGTCCACGGCCAGGCAATGGCTCAGGGACTCTTCGATCTTGTTGACCAGTTCCTTGCGATTGCCACGGGCGCGCTTGACCGCCTGATGGATGCGCGAAGAACGCATGGGGTACATGGCCTTGAAACCCAGGTCCTCGAATTCGATGCGAACGCTGTGCATGCCCAACCGGTTGGCGATGGGCGCATAGATTTCGAGGGTTTCCTTGGCGATGCGGCGGCGCTTCTCACCGGACAGGACTTCCAGCGTGCGCATGTTGTGCAGACGATCGGCGAGCTTGACCAGGATCACGCGAATATCGCGTGCCATGGCCATGGCCATTTTCTGGAAGTTTTCAGCCTGGGCTTCGGCCTTGGTCTCGAAGTTCATCTGGGTCAGCTTGCTGACCCCGTCGACGAGTTCGGCCACGGTTTCGCCAAACTGGAGGCTGAGTGCTTCCTTGGCGATACCGGTGTCTTCGATCACGTCATGCAGCATCGCAGCCATCAGGCTCTGATGGTCCATGTGCATGTCGGCGAGAATGCTTGCGACCGCAAGCGGGTGCGTTACATAAGCTTCGCCACTGCGACGGCGCTGGCCGTCGTGGGCTTGTTCGGCGTAGTAATACGCTCGGCGGACCAGATTGACCTGGTCCTTGCCAAGATAGGCCGAAAGGCGGTCGGCGAGTGCGTCTATGCTCGGCAAGGCGTTACTCCTTGCGCGTGGCTTTTACACTGCGTCGAACCACATCGCCCCGGCATAGGCTTAGACGGCCTCGCTGGACTCGTCCTCGAACGCTGCGAACAATGGTTCATCTTCAACGATTTCGGCTTCTGCGATGACAGCGTAATCCATCAGGCCAGCTGCGATTTCACGCAGGGCAACGACGGTAGGCTTGTCGTTTTCCCAAGCCAGCTTGGGTTCCTTGCCGCCAGTAGCGAGCTGACGCGAACGCTTGGTAGCGAGCATGACCAGCTCGAAGCGGTTATCGACGTGTTCCAGGCAGTCTTCAACAGTCACGCGGGCCATGGGTATTCCTCGTAGCAAATGCGTATGCGCGGTGCCCGGATGGGCGAGCGGACTCGGTAGTTTACAAGCGGTTAGCCACAAGCTTCAAGCGGCACGCCGAAGGGTGAGCGTTGCGGGCAGGCGTCAGAGCTTGCCCGCAAGGGCGGTTCAGGCCAGTAACTCATTGAATAACTGACTGTATTTCTCTTCCTGATGCTCCAGGCTGAGCCGGTTGGCGCGGAAAATGGCTTTCAGGTCTTCCAGTGCATGGGCGAAGTCATCGTTGATCACGATCGACTCATATTCCTTGTAATGGCTCATTTCGCTGACCGCTTCGCGCATGCGGGCGTCGATGATCTCGTCGCTGTCCTGGCCTCGGTTGGTCAGGCGCTGGCGCAAGGCCTGCTGGGTTGGCGGCAGAATGAAGATCGAACGCGCATGGGGCATCTGCTTGCGAACCTGTTGGGCGCCCTGCCAGTCGATTTCCAGAATCAGGTCGTGGCCTTCGTCCAGGGTCTGCTGCAGATGGCTTTGCGACGTACCGTAGAGGTTGCCGAAAACTTCTGCCTGCTCAAGGAAGTCACCGTGTTCGATCATGCGCTGGAATTCGGCGCGATCGACGAAGTGGTAGTTCACGCCATCGACTTCACCGGGGCGCATGGCG encodes:
- a CDS encoding RidA family protein, with translation MTKTVITSDKAPAAIGPYSQAIKAGNTVYMSGQIPLDPKSMELVEGIEAQIVQVFENLKSVAEAAGGSFKDIVKLNIFLTDLGNFAKVNEIMGKYFEQPYPARAAIGVAALPRGAQVEMDAILVIE
- the spoT gene encoding bifunctional GTP diphosphokinase/guanosine-3',5'-bis pyrophosphate 3'-pyrophosphohydrolase, with protein sequence MPSIDALADRLSAYLGKDQVNLVRRAYYYAEQAHDGQRRRSGEAYVTHPLAVASILADMHMDHQSLMAAMLHDVIEDTGIAKEALSLQFGETVAELVDGVSKLTQMNFETKAEAQAENFQKMAMAMARDIRVILVKLADRLHNMRTLEVLSGEKRRRIAKETLEIYAPIANRLGMHSVRIEFEDLGFKAMYPMRSSRIHQAVKRARGNRKELVNKIEESLSHCLAVDGIEGEVSGRQKHLYGIYKKMRGKRRAFNEIMDVYAFRIIVDKVDTCYRVLGAVHNLYKPLPGRFKDYIAIPKANGYQSLHTTLFGMHGVPIEIQIRTREMEEMANNGIAAHWLYKSTDDEQPKGTHARARQWVKGVLEMQQRAGNSLEFIESVKIDLFPDEVYVFTPKGRIMELPKGSTAVDFAYAVHTDVGNSCIACRINRRLAPLSEPLQSGSTVEIVSAPGARPNPAWLNFVVTGKARTHIRHALKLQRRSESISLGERLLNKVLNGFESTLDKIAPERIQLALNEYRVEVLEDLLEDIGLGNRMAYVVARRLLGEGEQLPSPEGPLAIRGTEGLVLSYAKCCTPIPGDPIVGHLSAGKGMVVHLDNCRNISEIRHNAEKCIQLSWAKDVTGEFNVELRVELEHQRGLIALLASSVNAADGNIEKISMDERDGRISVVQLVVSVHDRVHLARVIKKLRALAGVTRITRMRA
- the rpoZ gene encoding DNA-directed RNA polymerase subunit omega — encoded protein: MARVTVEDCLEHVDNRFELVMLATKRSRQLATGGKEPKLAWENDKPTVVALREIAAGLMDYAVIAEAEIVEDEPLFAAFEDESSEAV
- the gmk gene encoding guanylate kinase, which produces MTHSTGTLYIVSAPSGAGKTSLVKALIDDSEKNSGQQIRVSVSHTTRAMRPGEVDGVNYHFVDRAEFQRMIEHGDFLEQAEVFGNLYGTSQSHLQQTLDEGHDLILEIDWQGAQQVRKQMPHARSIFILPPTQQALRQRLTNRGQDSDEIIDARMREAVSEMSHYKEYESIVINDDFAHALEDLKAIFRANRLSLEHQEEKYSQLFNELLA